The sequence CAGGGAGCCGATCGACCCGCACTAGGTGATCGGCACCCATCGCACTTTCGACAGGTTGCAGCCCAACCTGCTGCAATTCGTCTGGCGTAGAAGCCAGGCCGCCATCCGACAGCTGCCTGAAAGCGCCGATCAACCCGGTCGAGACATCGTTGACGAAGACTTCCAGATACAGATCGCGGCCGTCGGCTGGAGCCGCCGCGGAGCCTGTTGCCGCGGGGGTCGGCAACACATCTTGTGCTTTGACCTGCATGGTGGAAAATGCGGCCACGACAGCGGCGATCGCGACCCTACTGGCCCTTGATCGAAACGTTGGCATCGAACGGTCCAAAATCGCTCTGGGCCGACAGCGAAACCGCTCCGCCCGAAAGCGTCTTCCCCGCGATCGGCCATTGCATGGTCGCACCGCCGAGCACATAGCCGACAAGACCGTTGCGGTTGCCGAGTTTTCGCCCGCTCTGCGTCAGCGTCAAATCGGACAATCTCAAGCGACTTTCGCCGGTGTTTTTTGCTGTCAGGAGCAGCCCGCGCCCCTTGCCGGAGAGGCTCCAGGAAACATTTGGAGCAGCCGCGTCGGGATTGCGAAAGAACACCGGAACCGAATAGCGCAGGACCAGACTGACGGTACCGGCCCTCTTTCTCGACGGATCAGGAAGTTCGTCGATGATCACACGATAGCTTTCCTCGCCTGCAACGGCTGATTTCGATGCCCGCACAACCCGCACCAGATAGTCGGCGCCGGGGCCAAGCTTCGCAGCCGGGGGACTGGCAACAACATCACTGGTCGGCTCGAGCCGTTCGATGCCGCCCTCTTGAGTCCAGCGAAACACTCTTATCTGTACGTTGATGGGCCGTTTCGCCTCGTTGCGCAGGGTCAAGACCGCCGCGCTGTCCGGCGCGATCATCTCGATGCTGGTCGGCGCCACCCGAAGCGACGCTGCTTGCGCCAAACCGGCCGCGAGGAGCAAAAGCGCGATCGCGCTAATGCTTTTGAGCATGGAACGCATGGCGTCCTCCGTGTTTGAAAGCAGCTTAGTAGGTGACGGTGATCGCAACCGTGTCTGTGTAGACACCCGCACCAGGCGTTGTTTGCGGCGGCACGCGGCCATAAACCGTAAGTGGTTGCGCGGCGCCATTACCGGTGCCTGCCACCGTGTCGGTGCCTATGGTGGTGCCCCATAGCTGGGCTCGCGCCACGTCGCGATAAAGCGAGTAGTTGACGACCGCGGCTGCTGGGCCGGTCATCTTGCGGACGGCGATCGTTGCCCCAGCGCCGACACCGGCGCCCAGGCCGACATTGTAGGGCGTACTGTTGGTGCATTGCACCGAAATGGTGCTGGTCTGGTCGACATTGGCGTCAATGACACCATTCGTGCCGAAATCCATATCGGTCGCGGTCTGG is a genomic window of Mesorhizobium huakuii containing:
- a CDS encoding fimbrial biogenesis chaperone, with product MRSMLKSISAIALLLLAAGLAQAASLRVAPTSIEMIAPDSAAVLTLRNEAKRPINVQIRVFRWTQEGGIERLEPTSDVVASPPAAKLGPGADYLVRVVRASKSAVAGEESYRVIIDELPDPSRKRAGTVSLVLRYSVPVFFRNPDAAAPNVSWSLSGKGRGLLLTAKNTGESRLRLSDLTLTQSGRKLGNRNGLVGYVLGGATMQWPIAGKTLSGGAVSLSAQSDFGPFDANVSIKGQ
- a CDS encoding Csu type fimbrial protein, whose amino-acid sequence is MKTSIKALALTTALALQWFSPAQGATASGNMTVRITIQAECKVQTATDMDFGTNGVIDANVDQTSTISVQCTNSTPYNVGLGAGVGAGATIAVRKMTGPAAAVVNYSLYRDVARAQLWGTTIGTDTVAGTGNGAAQPLTVYGRVPPQTTPGAGVYTDTVAITVTY